A portion of the uncultured Bacteroides sp. genome contains these proteins:
- a CDS encoding RNA degradosome polyphosphate kinase — MNKKKTIPSIDRDLSWMYFNRRILSEAMKPHVPLLERLSFLGIYSNNLDEFFRVRMATLSRIAEYEDKSLRMEREHAKLLIKQIHNLNSKYSIEYEFAIKEVTSRLREENIYLLNEDELDVEQQFFVRNFFRRQLSGFVSPIWFSAVKQLAEATDENIYLAIKMQVKKSSEEAEKKKAVRLRVRRPEYALIELPVSTCGRFVRLPESKEGSSLMYLDDIIRFCLPMIFFGMGYNHFEAYAFKFTKDAEMEIDNDLRNGRLQKISKAVKSRKRGDALRVIYDGKMPRDLLSRIMKRLNLDKSDTMQSGGRYHNHKDLMSFPDCGRKDLKYPAWVPILKPELKGGESLLRLIQKQDRYIHVPYHHFDYYIRMLQEAAISKEVRSIKTTLYRLAKESKVVKALICAALNGKKVTVVIELLARFDEASNISWSKKMQDAGIQVLFGLEGVKVHSKITHIGTKNGGDIACISTGNFHEGNASMYTDYLLMTAMPSVVRDVNNVFNFIEKPYLSQRFKELLVSPNDMKKSFLSLITDEIKNKKAGLPAYIRVKVNHVTDDAIIEKLYEASKAGVPVELLVRGNCTLLTGIPGLSDTIRINGIIDRYLEHARIFIFAAGGENKTFIGSADWMQRNLDNRVEVVTPVYDPLIKEDLQKVFDFGFRDTCQGCVVDGTGENRPWTREDGNNLPFRSQEELYNDYKLKE; from the coding sequence ATGAACAAAAAAAAGACCATCCCTAGTATAGATAGAGATTTGAGCTGGATGTATTTCAATCGCCGCATCTTATCCGAAGCAATGAAACCACATGTTCCCTTACTTGAAAGGTTATCATTCTTAGGTATCTATTCCAATAATCTGGATGAATTTTTCCGCGTACGTATGGCAACACTTAGCCGCATTGCAGAATATGAGGATAAAAGTCTTCGTATGGAGCGTGAACATGCCAAACTCTTGATTAAGCAAATACATAATTTGAATAGTAAGTATTCGATAGAATATGAATTCGCCATTAAAGAAGTTACTTCCCGTTTACGTGAGGAAAATATTTATTTGCTTAACGAAGATGAGCTGGACGTTGAACAGCAATTTTTTGTGCGGAACTTCTTTCGTCGGCAATTGAGTGGCTTTGTCAGCCCGATATGGTTTTCTGCCGTGAAGCAACTAGCGGAGGCTACAGACGAAAACATCTATCTTGCAATAAAAATGCAGGTTAAAAAGAGCAGCGAGGAGGCTGAAAAGAAGAAGGCTGTCCGACTCAGAGTGCGTCGGCCTGAGTACGCATTAATAGAACTACCCGTTTCGACATGTGGTCGTTTTGTACGTTTGCCTGAGAGCAAAGAGGGAAGTTCTTTGATGTATCTGGATGATATCATTCGTTTTTGTCTACCGATGATTTTCTTTGGAATGGGCTATAATCATTTCGAGGCATACGCTTTCAAATTTACCAAAGATGCCGAGATGGAGATTGATAATGACTTGCGTAATGGGCGGTTACAAAAGATTTCGAAAGCGGTGAAAAGCCGTAAGAGAGGAGATGCGCTCCGGGTGATATATGATGGTAAAATGCCACGAGACTTATTGAGTCGTATCATGAAGCGTTTGAATTTGGACAAATCGGACACGATGCAGAGTGGCGGACGCTATCATAATCACAAAGATCTGATGTCTTTCCCTGACTGCGGACGGAAAGATCTGAAATATCCGGCATGGGTACCTATCCTAAAACCTGAATTGAAAGGGGGCGAGAGTCTGTTAAGATTGATTCAGAAGCAAGACCGCTATATCCATGTCCCTTATCATCATTTTGATTATTATATTCGCATGTTGCAGGAAGCTGCTATCAGCAAGGAGGTGAGGAGTATCAAAACAACGCTGTATCGCCTAGCCAAAGAATCAAAGGTAGTCAAGGCGTTGATTTGTGCTGCACTCAACGGTAAAAAGGTTACGGTAGTCATCGAATTGCTGGCTCGCTTTGATGAAGCTTCAAACATAAGCTGGTCCAAGAAGATGCAGGATGCGGGTATCCAGGTGCTTTTCGGACTGGAAGGGGTGAAAGTACACTCTAAGATTACTCACATAGGTACGAAGAATGGAGGAGATATCGCCTGCATCAGTACGGGCAATTTTCATGAAGGAAATGCTTCAATGTATACGGATTATTTGTTAATGACCGCTATGCCTAGTGTGGTGCGGGACGTGAACAATGTATTCAATTTCATTGAGAAACCTTATCTGTCTCAACGATTCAAAGAATTGCTGGTGTCGCCTAATGACATGAAGAAAAGTTTCCTTTCCTTGATCACGGACGAAATAAAAAATAAGAAAGCGGGACTTCCGGCATATATCCGGGTCAAGGTGAATCATGTAACAGATGATGCTATCATAGAGAAACTTTACGAAGCTTCGAAGGCCGGCGTGCCTGTGGAACTCTTAGTGCGGGGCAACTGTACTCTGTTGACAGGCATCCCGGGGTTAAGCGACACGATACGGATCAATGGTATTATTGATCGCTATCTGGAACATGCCCGCATTTTTATCTTTGCTGCAGGCGGAGAGAATAAAACGTTTATTGGTTCGGCAGACTGGATGCAACGTAATCTTGATAATAGAGTGGAAGTGGTCACTCCTGTTTATGATCCGCTGATTAAGGAGGATCTGCAAAAAGTGTTTGACTTTGGCTTCCGTGATACATGTCAGGGGTGTGTGGTGGATGGTACGGGAGAAAATCGTCCATGGACAAGGGAGGATGGAAACAACCTGCCGTTTCGTTCTCAAGAGGAGTTATATAATGATTATAAATTAAAAGAGTAG
- a CDS encoding Ppx/GppA family phosphatase translates to MADTCYAAIDIGSNAVRLLIKRVKSDETQMSKKFSKVLLLRVPLRLGFDVFSLGELSEGKSTKLLRLMKAFRQLMKIYEVTDYRACATSAMREASNGKSVIKKIQKATGLEIEIIDGQEEAQLIYKYHLENSTENVGNYVYVDVGGGSTEINLQIDGELKQSLSYNVGTVRMLRNAVEEGVWERMKDDLSRLTTGLDHVNIIGSGGNINRLYRLVGKKDKKKLRMPVSSLKAMCDQLTLLTPEERMEAFSLKADRADVIVPAAEIFLAIAEVIRAEYIHVPVIGLADGMIDELYEKHNDVSTPIK, encoded by the coding sequence ATGGCAGATACATGTTATGCTGCGATTGACATTGGTTCTAACGCAGTGCGTTTGTTGATAAAGAGAGTGAAGTCTGATGAAACACAGATGAGTAAGAAATTCTCTAAGGTGTTGTTGCTACGAGTGCCCCTGCGCTTGGGCTTTGATGTTTTTTCATTAGGAGAACTTTCCGAAGGTAAGTCGACGAAGTTACTACGTTTGATGAAAGCTTTCAGACAGTTGATGAAGATTTATGAGGTGACGGATTATCGGGCTTGCGCTACTTCGGCTATGAGAGAGGCAAGCAATGGTAAGTCTGTTATCAAGAAGATTCAGAAGGCTACAGGACTTGAGATTGAGATTATCGATGGTCAGGAAGAGGCTCAACTAATTTATAAGTATCATCTTGAAAATTCTACAGAGAATGTGGGCAATTATGTCTATGTAGATGTGGGCGGTGGTAGCACGGAGATCAATTTGCAGATTGACGGGGAACTGAAACAGTCACTTTCTTATAATGTAGGTACGGTAAGAATGTTGAGAAATGCTGTTGAGGAAGGCGTTTGGGAACGAATGAAGGATGATCTTAGTCGGTTGACTACAGGGCTGGATCATGTGAATATCATTGGTTCCGGCGGCAACATCAACCGATTGTATCGCTTAGTGGGGAAAAAAGACAAGAAGAAGTTAAGAATGCCTGTGAGTTCCTTAAAGGCTATGTGCGATCAACTAACCCTTTTAACACCCGAGGAACGTATGGAAGCATTCAGTTTAAAGGCAGATCGCGCAGATGTGATTGTGCCGGCCGCTGAGATTTTTCTTGCCATTGCCGAGGTGATAAGGGCAGAATACATCCATGTGCCTGTGATTGGTCTGGCAGATGGCATGATCGACGAGTTGTATGAGAAACATAATGATGTTTCTACTCCTATCAAGTAA